In a genomic window of Suricata suricatta isolate VVHF042 chromosome 12, meerkat_22Aug2017_6uvM2_HiC, whole genome shotgun sequence:
- the LOC115274381 gene encoding olfactory receptor 7A17-like, producing MITVFGNLLIILAISSDSQLHTPMYFFLANLSFVDICFTSTTIPKMLWNIQTQSKVITYADCITQMFFFLLFAGLDMFLLSVMAYDRFVAICHPLHYMVIMNPRLCGLLALVSWVLSALHSLLESLMVLPLSFCTVLEIPHFFCELNQMIQLACSDTFLNNMVVYFVAMLLAGGPFIGIICSYFKIVSSIRGISSAQGKYKAFSTCASHLSVVSLFCCTSLGVYLSSAATQNSHSSAVASVMYTVVTPMLNPFIYSLRNRDIKGALMSFSGMAAKKGSIVLG from the coding sequence TGATCACTGTGTTTGGAAACTTGCTCATCAtattggccatcagctctgactCCCAACTTcacacgcccatgtacttcttccttgccaacctGTCCTTTGTagacatctgcttcacctccaccaccatccccaAGATGCTGTGGAACATCCAGACTCAGAGCAAAGTCATAACCTATGCAGACTGCATCACACagatgttctttttcttactctttgcAGGATTAGACATGTTTCTGTTGTCTGTGATGGCTTATGACCgttttgtggccatctgtcatcCCCTGCACTACATGGTCATCATGAACCCCCGGCTCTGTGGACTGCTGGCTCTGGTGTCCTGGGTCCTGAGTGCCCTGCATTCCTTGTTAGAAAGCTTAATGGTGCTGCCACTGTCCTTCTGTACAGTCTTGGAAATcccccactttttctgtgaactcaATCAGATGATCCAACTTGCCTGTTCTGACACCTTTCTCAATAACATGGTGGTATATTTTGTAGCTATGTTGCTGGCTGGTGGTCCCTTCATTGGGATCATTTGTTCTTACTTTAAGATAGTTTCTTCCATACGTGGAATCTCATCAGCTCAGGGcaaatataaagcattttccacctGTGCGTCTCACCTCTCAGTGGTCTCTTTATTTTGTTGTACAAGCTTAGGGGTGTACCTTAGTTCTGCGGCTACCCAAAATTCCCACTCAAGTGCTGTAGCCTCGGTGATGTACACGGTGGTCacgcccatgctgaaccccttcatctacagcctgaggaacagagacataaAGGGGGCTCTGATGAGTTTCTCTGGGATGGCAGCTAAAAAAGGGTCAATTGTCCTGGGCTGA